A DNA window from Mya arenaria isolate MELC-2E11 chromosome 17, ASM2691426v1 contains the following coding sequences:
- the LOC128224608 gene encoding uncharacterized protein LOC128224608 isoform X1, producing the protein MQCGQSFMFNIIVLWTTAIEGIEPFSSVRNHHRQTRVQLSSWTPKGNPHGLGKWQPSSWCQCHLTGCACCEDSLASLKNRKFHLNACLTVDWNSATDAYSVVLSVNGRTLYHTNTKSLSLLFSVPSSTMETCVPATRMNAKGEICFRFYNFDQGTGNLCASLEAEIEIENLKEIISINYGCFRIGARPREQIRIESREWSTDFRAIYERRQIKTIAARKEEKKI; encoded by the exons ATGCAGTGTGGTCAAAGTTTCATGTTTAACATAATTGTGTTGTGGACAACGGCCATAGAAG gAATCGAGCCTTTTTCCTCTGTTCGGAATCATCACCGTCAAACTAGGGTGCAATTGAGTTCATGGACTCCAAAAGGAAACCCGCACGGGCTCGGAAAATGGCAGCCCTCGTCCTGGTGCCAGTGTCACCTCACTGGATGTGCATGCTGCGAGGACAGCCTGGCCAGCCTCAAAAACAGAAAGTTCCATCTCAACG CTTGTCTTACTGTGGATTGGAATTCAGCCACTGATGCGTACTCCGTTGTTCTCTCCGTCAATGGCCGAACGCTGTACCACACCAATACCAAAA GTTTATCTCTCCTCTTTTCAGTGCCTTCGAGCACCATGGAAACATGTGTGCCAGCGACCCGCATGAATGCGAAGGGAGAGATCTGCTTTCGTTTTTATAACTTCGATCAAGGGACGGGGAACTTGTGCGCCTCATTGGAGGCGGAAATAGAGATAGAG AATCTAAAGGAAATCATTTCGATAAATTATGGCTGTTTTCGGATTGGAGCACGACCCAGAGAACAGATCCGAATAGAATCACGTGAATGGAGTACGGATTTCCGTGCAATTTATGAACGACGACAGATAAAAACCATCGCTGCtagaaaggaagaaaaaaaaatatga
- the LOC128224608 gene encoding uncharacterized protein LOC128224608 isoform X2, giving the protein MQCGQSFMFNIIVLWTTAIEGIEPFSSVRNHHRQTRVQLSSWTPKGNPHGLGKWQPSSWCQCHLTGCACCEDSLASLKNRKFHLNACLTVDWNSATDAYSVVLSVNGRTLYHTNTKMPSSTMETCVPATRMNAKGEICFRFYNFDQGTGNLCASLEAEIEIENLKEIISINYGCFRIGARPREQIRIESREWSTDFRAIYERRQIKTIAARKEEKKI; this is encoded by the exons ATGCAGTGTGGTCAAAGTTTCATGTTTAACATAATTGTGTTGTGGACAACGGCCATAGAAG gAATCGAGCCTTTTTCCTCTGTTCGGAATCATCACCGTCAAACTAGGGTGCAATTGAGTTCATGGACTCCAAAAGGAAACCCGCACGGGCTCGGAAAATGGCAGCCCTCGTCCTGGTGCCAGTGTCACCTCACTGGATGTGCATGCTGCGAGGACAGCCTGGCCAGCCTCAAAAACAGAAAGTTCCATCTCAACG CTTGTCTTACTGTGGATTGGAATTCAGCCACTGATGCGTACTCCGTTGTTCTCTCCGTCAATGGCCGAACGCTGTACCACACCAATACCAAAA TGCCTTCGAGCACCATGGAAACATGTGTGCCAGCGACCCGCATGAATGCGAAGGGAGAGATCTGCTTTCGTTTTTATAACTTCGATCAAGGGACGGGGAACTTGTGCGCCTCATTGGAGGCGGAAATAGAGATAGAG AATCTAAAGGAAATCATTTCGATAAATTATGGCTGTTTTCGGATTGGAGCACGACCCAGAGAACAGATCCGAATAGAATCACGTGAATGGAGTACGGATTTCCGTGCAATTTATGAACGACGACAGATAAAAACCATCGCTGCtagaaaggaagaaaaaaaaatatga